One genomic window of Salvia miltiorrhiza cultivar Shanhuang (shh) chromosome 4, IMPLAD_Smil_shh, whole genome shotgun sequence includes the following:
- the LOC131021290 gene encoding uncharacterized protein LOC131021290 isoform X4: MEYPWRSRPPPGNFCPVCSHSHFPFCTPPPPQYFRPPPPPPDQYFRSPLPPPPPPQQQASYDPFVDHQGGPTVIPYPPPPVPAQIPPRPWNSDPNHSSDYYGNPNSGLDHDITGQIGVKRMRFDNSNDGYVGSFAEDERRLKLIRDHGAVSHGLDRKYDGGCSVPNRSYDHSNFQGIESGYQKEINSSVNQKYGEPQASYSHIDNNRPHHNQNKGSVVHNHYGNSPGADGYRNFRPPRGNHDIPAYDDSSYQDQRRNFSTESLEYNNQFLQPHDAPGFKAQPPLPTSPPPPIPVEPPRFPFSEPVASSASGPGSLFLGGVNSASSFHPPYSMVSESITSVSSHYNSRGYPNSSGYYPEEIQMVRMASSRTFSGESVDLPPRNHSFDKPKIIDASHILKHPHRASRPDHIVIILRGLPGSGKSYMAKLLRDFEVENGGSAPRIHSMDEYFMTEVEENEGSRSSGSIRGKKLVTKKVMEYCYEPEMEEAYRSSMLKAFRKTLDEGAFPFVIVDDRNLRVADFAQFWATAKRSGYEVYLLEAAYKDPAGCAARNVHGFTQNDILQMANKWEEAPSLYMKLDIKSLLHGDNLEESGIEEVDMDTEDGNHIGDTSGSEVINIEKNSKPSEGDLTTDGPSSDEQKGDGGEEQPVEVVKDLGKSKWSNDLDDDDVRKTETTRGNSSALSSLIKSYSKKGKSVRWADQIGKIGFSISAGKTINVSLVIGPGCGYNLKSNPLPEDEKLNERYTGEPRRRNVFQEQLRAERESFRAVFDKRKHRIRGLAVDEE, encoded by the exons ATGGAGTATCCATGGCGTTCTAGGCCTCCACCCGGTAATTTCTGCCCAGTCTGCTCGCATTCTCACTTCCCATTCTGCACTCCCCCTCCTCCGCAATACTTCCGGCCTCCACCACCGCCTCCGGATCAATATTTCCGCAGTCCACTCCCCCCGCCCCCACCGCCTCAACAGCAAGCTTCATATGATCCGTTCGTTGACCACCAAGGCGGCCCCACCGTCATTCCTTATCCACCACCTCCGGTACCGGCGCAAATTCCGCCTCGGCCGTGGAATAGTGACCCTAATCACAGCAGTGATTACTACGGAAATCCAAATTCTGGATTGGATCATGATATTACTGGTCAGATTGGTGTCAAGAGAATGCGATTCGACAACAGCAATGACGGTTATGTGGGTTCATTCGCGGAAGACGAGAGGAGGTTGAAACTGATTCGTGATCACGGAGCTGTAAGTCACGGTTTAGACAGAAAATATGATGGAGGATGCAGCGTTCCGAATCGTTCTTACGATCATAGCAATTTCCAGGGGATTGAGAGTGGTTATCAAAAGGAAATTAATTCTAGCGTTAATCAGAAGTATGGGGAACCTCAAGCTTCATATTCGCATATCGACAATAACAGACCACATCACAATCAAAACAAGGGTAGTGTGGTGCACAATCATTATGGAAATAGTCCTGGAGCTGACGGGTATAGGAATTTCAGACCGCCGAGAGGAAACCATGATATTCCGGCATATGATGATTCAAGTTACCAAGACCAAAGAAGAAATTTTTCTACAGAAAGCCTGGAGTACAATAATCAGTTCCTGCAGCCTCAT GATGCCCCGGGGTTTAAGGCGCAGCCTCCACTGCCCACATCCCCGCCACCACCAATTCCTGTGGAACCACCAAGATTTCCTTTCTCGGAGCCAGTTGCTTCATCTGCTTCCGGGCCTGGCTCCTTGTTTCTGGGTGGTGTAAATTCTGCATCTTCTTTCCATCCACCATATTCTATGGTTTCTGAATCCATAACATCAGTGTCTTCTCACTACAATAGTAGAGGGTATCCAAATTCAAGTGGTTATTATCCAGAG GAAATTCAAATGGTAAGGATGGCTTCATCCAGGACATTTAGTGGAGAAAGTGTAGACTTGCCCCCAAGGAATCACTCATTTGACAAGCCAAAAATTATTGATGCATCTCATATTTTGAAGCATCCACACCGTGCTAGTCGCCCGGATCATATTGTCATTATTCTGCGAGGACTTCCAG GGAGTGGTAAGAGCTACATGGCCAAACTCTTGCGTGATTTTGAGGTTGAAAATGGTGGCAGCGCTCCACGGATACATTCCATGGATGAATATTTCATGACAGAG GTTGAGGAGAATGAGGGCTCAAGATCCTCTGGTTCAATTAGAGGGAAGAAACTAGTTACAAAGAAGGTCATGGAGTACTGTTATGAACCTGAGATGGAAGAG GCTTACCGGTCAAGCATGTTGAAGGCTTTTAGAAAGACCCTTGATGAAGGGGCATTCCCCTTTGTAATTG TGGATGACCGCAATCTGCGGGTAGCTGATTTTGCTCAGTTTTGGGCAACTGCAAAG AGATCAGGGTATGAAGTTTATTTACTAGAAGCTGCATACAAGGACCCAGCG GGTTGTGCTGCAAGAAATGTCCATGGTTTTACTCAGAATGACATACTCCAGATGGCTAACAAATGGGAGGAAGCTCCATCCCTTTATATGAAGCTAGACATCAAG TCGTTGCTCCATGGAGATAATCTGGAGGAGAGCGGGATTGAAGAG GTTGACATGGATACAGAAGATGGCAATCATATTGGTGACACCTCAGGTTCCGAAGTTATAAATATTGAAAAGAATTCAAAACCTTCTGAAGGTGATCTTACCACTGATG GCCCATCATCAGATGAGCAGAAAGGGGATGGTGGAGAAGAACAACCAGTAGAGGTGGTAAAAGATCTAGGAAAGAGCAAATGGTCAAATGATTTGGATGACGATGATGTTCGCAAGACTGAAACAACCAGGGGAAACTCCAGTGCCCTATCTAGTTTAATCAAGTCATACAGCAAGAAAGGTAAATCTGTGCGTTGGGCTGATCAG ATTGGCAAAATCGGATTCTCGATCAGCGCTGGAAAGACGATAAATGTATCTCTCGTCATTGGTCCTGGCTGTGGGTACAACTTG AAATCGAATCCCCTACCCGAAGATGAGAAACTCAACGAAAGATACACCGGAGAACCGAGGAGGCGGAATGTCTTCCAAGAACAGCTGCGCGCCGAGCGCGAGTCGTTCAGAGCTGTTTTCGACAAGAGGAAACATCGAATCCGTGGGCTTGCTGTCGATGAAGAATAA
- the LOC131021290 gene encoding uncharacterized protein LOC131021290 isoform X3: MEYPWRSRPPPGNFCPVCSHSHFPFCTPPPPQYFRPPPPPPDQYFRSPLPPPPPPQQQASYDPFVDHQGGPTVIPYPPPPVPAQIPPRPWNSDPNHSSDYYGNPNSGLDHDITGQIGVKRMRFDNSNDGYVGSFAEDERRLKLIRDHGAVSHGLDRKYDGGCSVPNRSYDHSNFQGIESGYQKEINSSVNQKYGEPQASYSHIDNNRPHHNQNKGSVVHNHYGNSPGADGYRNFRPPRGNHDIPAYDDSSYQDQRRNFSTESLEYNNQFLQPHDAPGFKAQPPLPTSPPPPIPVEPPRFPFSEPVASSASGPGSLFLGGVNSASSFHPPYSMVSESITSVSSHYNSRGYPNSSGYYPEEIQMVRMASSRTFSGESVDLPPRNHSFDKPKIIDASHILKHPHRASRPDHIVIILRGLPGSGKSYMAKLLRDFEVENGGSAPRIHSMDEYFMTEVEKVEENEGSRSSGSIRGKKLVTKKVMEYCYEPEMEEAYRSSMLKAFRKTLDEGAFPFVIVDDRNLRVADFAQFWATAKRSGYEVYLLEAAYKDPAGCAARNVHGFTQNDILQMANKWEEAPSLYMKLDIKSLLHGDNLEESGIEEVDMDTEDGNHIGDTSGSEVINIEKNSKPSEGDLTTDGPSSDEQKGDGGEEQPVEVVKDLGKSKWSNDLDDDDVRKTETTRGNSSALSSLIKSYSKKGKSVRWADQIGKIGFSISAGKTINVSLVIGPGCGYNLKSNPLPEDEKLNERYTGEPRRRNVFQEQLRAERESFRAVFDKRKHRIRGLAVDEE; encoded by the exons ATGGAGTATCCATGGCGTTCTAGGCCTCCACCCGGTAATTTCTGCCCAGTCTGCTCGCATTCTCACTTCCCATTCTGCACTCCCCCTCCTCCGCAATACTTCCGGCCTCCACCACCGCCTCCGGATCAATATTTCCGCAGTCCACTCCCCCCGCCCCCACCGCCTCAACAGCAAGCTTCATATGATCCGTTCGTTGACCACCAAGGCGGCCCCACCGTCATTCCTTATCCACCACCTCCGGTACCGGCGCAAATTCCGCCTCGGCCGTGGAATAGTGACCCTAATCACAGCAGTGATTACTACGGAAATCCAAATTCTGGATTGGATCATGATATTACTGGTCAGATTGGTGTCAAGAGAATGCGATTCGACAACAGCAATGACGGTTATGTGGGTTCATTCGCGGAAGACGAGAGGAGGTTGAAACTGATTCGTGATCACGGAGCTGTAAGTCACGGTTTAGACAGAAAATATGATGGAGGATGCAGCGTTCCGAATCGTTCTTACGATCATAGCAATTTCCAGGGGATTGAGAGTGGTTATCAAAAGGAAATTAATTCTAGCGTTAATCAGAAGTATGGGGAACCTCAAGCTTCATATTCGCATATCGACAATAACAGACCACATCACAATCAAAACAAGGGTAGTGTGGTGCACAATCATTATGGAAATAGTCCTGGAGCTGACGGGTATAGGAATTTCAGACCGCCGAGAGGAAACCATGATATTCCGGCATATGATGATTCAAGTTACCAAGACCAAAGAAGAAATTTTTCTACAGAAAGCCTGGAGTACAATAATCAGTTCCTGCAGCCTCAT GATGCCCCGGGGTTTAAGGCGCAGCCTCCACTGCCCACATCCCCGCCACCACCAATTCCTGTGGAACCACCAAGATTTCCTTTCTCGGAGCCAGTTGCTTCATCTGCTTCCGGGCCTGGCTCCTTGTTTCTGGGTGGTGTAAATTCTGCATCTTCTTTCCATCCACCATATTCTATGGTTTCTGAATCCATAACATCAGTGTCTTCTCACTACAATAGTAGAGGGTATCCAAATTCAAGTGGTTATTATCCAGAG GAAATTCAAATGGTAAGGATGGCTTCATCCAGGACATTTAGTGGAGAAAGTGTAGACTTGCCCCCAAGGAATCACTCATTTGACAAGCCAAAAATTATTGATGCATCTCATATTTTGAAGCATCCACACCGTGCTAGTCGCCCGGATCATATTGTCATTATTCTGCGAGGACTTCCAG GGAGTGGTAAGAGCTACATGGCCAAACTCTTGCGTGATTTTGAGGTTGAAAATGGTGGCAGCGCTCCACGGATACATTCCATGGATGAATATTTCATGACAGAGGTTGAAAAG GTTGAGGAGAATGAGGGCTCAAGATCCTCTGGTTCAATTAGAGGGAAGAAACTAGTTACAAAGAAGGTCATGGAGTACTGTTATGAACCTGAGATGGAAGAG GCTTACCGGTCAAGCATGTTGAAGGCTTTTAGAAAGACCCTTGATGAAGGGGCATTCCCCTTTGTAATTG TGGATGACCGCAATCTGCGGGTAGCTGATTTTGCTCAGTTTTGGGCAACTGCAAAG AGATCAGGGTATGAAGTTTATTTACTAGAAGCTGCATACAAGGACCCAGCG GGTTGTGCTGCAAGAAATGTCCATGGTTTTACTCAGAATGACATACTCCAGATGGCTAACAAATGGGAGGAAGCTCCATCCCTTTATATGAAGCTAGACATCAAG TCGTTGCTCCATGGAGATAATCTGGAGGAGAGCGGGATTGAAGAG GTTGACATGGATACAGAAGATGGCAATCATATTGGTGACACCTCAGGTTCCGAAGTTATAAATATTGAAAAGAATTCAAAACCTTCTGAAGGTGATCTTACCACTGATG GCCCATCATCAGATGAGCAGAAAGGGGATGGTGGAGAAGAACAACCAGTAGAGGTGGTAAAAGATCTAGGAAAGAGCAAATGGTCAAATGATTTGGATGACGATGATGTTCGCAAGACTGAAACAACCAGGGGAAACTCCAGTGCCCTATCTAGTTTAATCAAGTCATACAGCAAGAAAGGTAAATCTGTGCGTTGGGCTGATCAG ATTGGCAAAATCGGATTCTCGATCAGCGCTGGAAAGACGATAAATGTATCTCTCGTCATTGGTCCTGGCTGTGGGTACAACTTG AAATCGAATCCCCTACCCGAAGATGAGAAACTCAACGAAAGATACACCGGAGAACCGAGGAGGCGGAATGTCTTCCAAGAACAGCTGCGCGCCGAGCGCGAGTCGTTCAGAGCTGTTTTCGACAAGAGGAAACATCGAATCCGTGGGCTTGCTGTCGATGAAGAATAA
- the LOC131021290 gene encoding uncharacterized protein LOC131021290 isoform X2 — MEYPWRSRPPPGNFCPVCSHSHFPFCTPPPPQYFRPPPPPPDQYFRSPLPPPPPPQQQASYDPFVDHQGGPTVIPYPPPPVPAQIPPRPWNSDPNHSSDYYGNPNSGLDHDITGQIGVKRMRFDNSNDGYVGSFAEDERRLKLIRDHGAVSHGLDRKYDGGCSVPNRSYDHSNFQGIESGYQKEINSSVNQKYGEPQASYSHIDNNRPHHNQNKGSVVHNHYGNSPGADGYRNFRPPRGNHDIPAYDDSSYQDQRRNFSTESLEYNNQFLQPHVKQQHRMQPQSSYYGLSNQSENMRLMQDAPGFKAQPPLPTSPPPPIPVEPPRFPFSEPVASSASGPGSLFLGGVNSASSFHPPYSMVSESITSVSSHYNSRGYPNSSGYYPEEIQMVRMASSRTFSGESVDLPPRNHSFDKPKIIDASHILKHPHRASRPDHIVIILRGLPGSGKSYMAKLLRDFEVENGGSAPRIHSMDEYFMTEVEENEGSRSSGSIRGKKLVTKKVMEYCYEPEMEEAYRSSMLKAFRKTLDEGAFPFVIVDDRNLRVADFAQFWATAKRSGYEVYLLEAAYKDPAGCAARNVHGFTQNDILQMANKWEEAPSLYMKLDIKSLLHGDNLEESGIEEVDMDTEDGNHIGDTSGSEVINIEKNSKPSEGDLTTDGPSSDEQKGDGGEEQPVEVVKDLGKSKWSNDLDDDDVRKTETTRGNSSALSSLIKSYSKKGKSVRWADQIGKIGFSISAGKTINVSLVIGPGCGYNLKSNPLPEDEKLNERYTGEPRRRNVFQEQLRAERESFRAVFDKRKHRIRGLAVDEE; from the exons ATGGAGTATCCATGGCGTTCTAGGCCTCCACCCGGTAATTTCTGCCCAGTCTGCTCGCATTCTCACTTCCCATTCTGCACTCCCCCTCCTCCGCAATACTTCCGGCCTCCACCACCGCCTCCGGATCAATATTTCCGCAGTCCACTCCCCCCGCCCCCACCGCCTCAACAGCAAGCTTCATATGATCCGTTCGTTGACCACCAAGGCGGCCCCACCGTCATTCCTTATCCACCACCTCCGGTACCGGCGCAAATTCCGCCTCGGCCGTGGAATAGTGACCCTAATCACAGCAGTGATTACTACGGAAATCCAAATTCTGGATTGGATCATGATATTACTGGTCAGATTGGTGTCAAGAGAATGCGATTCGACAACAGCAATGACGGTTATGTGGGTTCATTCGCGGAAGACGAGAGGAGGTTGAAACTGATTCGTGATCACGGAGCTGTAAGTCACGGTTTAGACAGAAAATATGATGGAGGATGCAGCGTTCCGAATCGTTCTTACGATCATAGCAATTTCCAGGGGATTGAGAGTGGTTATCAAAAGGAAATTAATTCTAGCGTTAATCAGAAGTATGGGGAACCTCAAGCTTCATATTCGCATATCGACAATAACAGACCACATCACAATCAAAACAAGGGTAGTGTGGTGCACAATCATTATGGAAATAGTCCTGGAGCTGACGGGTATAGGAATTTCAGACCGCCGAGAGGAAACCATGATATTCCGGCATATGATGATTCAAGTTACCAAGACCAAAGAAGAAATTTTTCTACAGAAAGCCTGGAGTACAATAATCAGTTCCTGCAGCCTCATGTAAAGCAGCAACATAGAATGCAGCCCCAATCATCCTATTATGGTTTATCTAATCAGAGTGAGAATATGCGTCTTATGCAGGATGCCCCGGGGTTTAAGGCGCAGCCTCCACTGCCCACATCCCCGCCACCACCAATTCCTGTGGAACCACCAAGATTTCCTTTCTCGGAGCCAGTTGCTTCATCTGCTTCCGGGCCTGGCTCCTTGTTTCTGGGTGGTGTAAATTCTGCATCTTCTTTCCATCCACCATATTCTATGGTTTCTGAATCCATAACATCAGTGTCTTCTCACTACAATAGTAGAGGGTATCCAAATTCAAGTGGTTATTATCCAGAG GAAATTCAAATGGTAAGGATGGCTTCATCCAGGACATTTAGTGGAGAAAGTGTAGACTTGCCCCCAAGGAATCACTCATTTGACAAGCCAAAAATTATTGATGCATCTCATATTTTGAAGCATCCACACCGTGCTAGTCGCCCGGATCATATTGTCATTATTCTGCGAGGACTTCCAG GGAGTGGTAAGAGCTACATGGCCAAACTCTTGCGTGATTTTGAGGTTGAAAATGGTGGCAGCGCTCCACGGATACATTCCATGGATGAATATTTCATGACAGAG GTTGAGGAGAATGAGGGCTCAAGATCCTCTGGTTCAATTAGAGGGAAGAAACTAGTTACAAAGAAGGTCATGGAGTACTGTTATGAACCTGAGATGGAAGAG GCTTACCGGTCAAGCATGTTGAAGGCTTTTAGAAAGACCCTTGATGAAGGGGCATTCCCCTTTGTAATTG TGGATGACCGCAATCTGCGGGTAGCTGATTTTGCTCAGTTTTGGGCAACTGCAAAG AGATCAGGGTATGAAGTTTATTTACTAGAAGCTGCATACAAGGACCCAGCG GGTTGTGCTGCAAGAAATGTCCATGGTTTTACTCAGAATGACATACTCCAGATGGCTAACAAATGGGAGGAAGCTCCATCCCTTTATATGAAGCTAGACATCAAG TCGTTGCTCCATGGAGATAATCTGGAGGAGAGCGGGATTGAAGAG GTTGACATGGATACAGAAGATGGCAATCATATTGGTGACACCTCAGGTTCCGAAGTTATAAATATTGAAAAGAATTCAAAACCTTCTGAAGGTGATCTTACCACTGATG GCCCATCATCAGATGAGCAGAAAGGGGATGGTGGAGAAGAACAACCAGTAGAGGTGGTAAAAGATCTAGGAAAGAGCAAATGGTCAAATGATTTGGATGACGATGATGTTCGCAAGACTGAAACAACCAGGGGAAACTCCAGTGCCCTATCTAGTTTAATCAAGTCATACAGCAAGAAAGGTAAATCTGTGCGTTGGGCTGATCAG ATTGGCAAAATCGGATTCTCGATCAGCGCTGGAAAGACGATAAATGTATCTCTCGTCATTGGTCCTGGCTGTGGGTACAACTTG AAATCGAATCCCCTACCCGAAGATGAGAAACTCAACGAAAGATACACCGGAGAACCGAGGAGGCGGAATGTCTTCCAAGAACAGCTGCGCGCCGAGCGCGAGTCGTTCAGAGCTGTTTTCGACAAGAGGAAACATCGAATCCGTGGGCTTGCTGTCGATGAAGAATAA
- the LOC131021290 gene encoding uncharacterized protein LOC131021290 isoform X1 produces MEYPWRSRPPPGNFCPVCSHSHFPFCTPPPPQYFRPPPPPPDQYFRSPLPPPPPPQQQASYDPFVDHQGGPTVIPYPPPPVPAQIPPRPWNSDPNHSSDYYGNPNSGLDHDITGQIGVKRMRFDNSNDGYVGSFAEDERRLKLIRDHGAVSHGLDRKYDGGCSVPNRSYDHSNFQGIESGYQKEINSSVNQKYGEPQASYSHIDNNRPHHNQNKGSVVHNHYGNSPGADGYRNFRPPRGNHDIPAYDDSSYQDQRRNFSTESLEYNNQFLQPHVKQQHRMQPQSSYYGLSNQSENMRLMQDAPGFKAQPPLPTSPPPPIPVEPPRFPFSEPVASSASGPGSLFLGGVNSASSFHPPYSMVSESITSVSSHYNSRGYPNSSGYYPEEIQMVRMASSRTFSGESVDLPPRNHSFDKPKIIDASHILKHPHRASRPDHIVIILRGLPGSGKSYMAKLLRDFEVENGGSAPRIHSMDEYFMTEVEKVEENEGSRSSGSIRGKKLVTKKVMEYCYEPEMEEAYRSSMLKAFRKTLDEGAFPFVIVDDRNLRVADFAQFWATAKRSGYEVYLLEAAYKDPAGCAARNVHGFTQNDILQMANKWEEAPSLYMKLDIKSLLHGDNLEESGIEEVDMDTEDGNHIGDTSGSEVINIEKNSKPSEGDLTTDGPSSDEQKGDGGEEQPVEVVKDLGKSKWSNDLDDDDVRKTETTRGNSSALSSLIKSYSKKGKSVRWADQIGKIGFSISAGKTINVSLVIGPGCGYNLKSNPLPEDEKLNERYTGEPRRRNVFQEQLRAERESFRAVFDKRKHRIRGLAVDEE; encoded by the exons ATGGAGTATCCATGGCGTTCTAGGCCTCCACCCGGTAATTTCTGCCCAGTCTGCTCGCATTCTCACTTCCCATTCTGCACTCCCCCTCCTCCGCAATACTTCCGGCCTCCACCACCGCCTCCGGATCAATATTTCCGCAGTCCACTCCCCCCGCCCCCACCGCCTCAACAGCAAGCTTCATATGATCCGTTCGTTGACCACCAAGGCGGCCCCACCGTCATTCCTTATCCACCACCTCCGGTACCGGCGCAAATTCCGCCTCGGCCGTGGAATAGTGACCCTAATCACAGCAGTGATTACTACGGAAATCCAAATTCTGGATTGGATCATGATATTACTGGTCAGATTGGTGTCAAGAGAATGCGATTCGACAACAGCAATGACGGTTATGTGGGTTCATTCGCGGAAGACGAGAGGAGGTTGAAACTGATTCGTGATCACGGAGCTGTAAGTCACGGTTTAGACAGAAAATATGATGGAGGATGCAGCGTTCCGAATCGTTCTTACGATCATAGCAATTTCCAGGGGATTGAGAGTGGTTATCAAAAGGAAATTAATTCTAGCGTTAATCAGAAGTATGGGGAACCTCAAGCTTCATATTCGCATATCGACAATAACAGACCACATCACAATCAAAACAAGGGTAGTGTGGTGCACAATCATTATGGAAATAGTCCTGGAGCTGACGGGTATAGGAATTTCAGACCGCCGAGAGGAAACCATGATATTCCGGCATATGATGATTCAAGTTACCAAGACCAAAGAAGAAATTTTTCTACAGAAAGCCTGGAGTACAATAATCAGTTCCTGCAGCCTCATGTAAAGCAGCAACATAGAATGCAGCCCCAATCATCCTATTATGGTTTATCTAATCAGAGTGAGAATATGCGTCTTATGCAGGATGCCCCGGGGTTTAAGGCGCAGCCTCCACTGCCCACATCCCCGCCACCACCAATTCCTGTGGAACCACCAAGATTTCCTTTCTCGGAGCCAGTTGCTTCATCTGCTTCCGGGCCTGGCTCCTTGTTTCTGGGTGGTGTAAATTCTGCATCTTCTTTCCATCCACCATATTCTATGGTTTCTGAATCCATAACATCAGTGTCTTCTCACTACAATAGTAGAGGGTATCCAAATTCAAGTGGTTATTATCCAGAG GAAATTCAAATGGTAAGGATGGCTTCATCCAGGACATTTAGTGGAGAAAGTGTAGACTTGCCCCCAAGGAATCACTCATTTGACAAGCCAAAAATTATTGATGCATCTCATATTTTGAAGCATCCACACCGTGCTAGTCGCCCGGATCATATTGTCATTATTCTGCGAGGACTTCCAG GGAGTGGTAAGAGCTACATGGCCAAACTCTTGCGTGATTTTGAGGTTGAAAATGGTGGCAGCGCTCCACGGATACATTCCATGGATGAATATTTCATGACAGAGGTTGAAAAG GTTGAGGAGAATGAGGGCTCAAGATCCTCTGGTTCAATTAGAGGGAAGAAACTAGTTACAAAGAAGGTCATGGAGTACTGTTATGAACCTGAGATGGAAGAG GCTTACCGGTCAAGCATGTTGAAGGCTTTTAGAAAGACCCTTGATGAAGGGGCATTCCCCTTTGTAATTG TGGATGACCGCAATCTGCGGGTAGCTGATTTTGCTCAGTTTTGGGCAACTGCAAAG AGATCAGGGTATGAAGTTTATTTACTAGAAGCTGCATACAAGGACCCAGCG GGTTGTGCTGCAAGAAATGTCCATGGTTTTACTCAGAATGACATACTCCAGATGGCTAACAAATGGGAGGAAGCTCCATCCCTTTATATGAAGCTAGACATCAAG TCGTTGCTCCATGGAGATAATCTGGAGGAGAGCGGGATTGAAGAG GTTGACATGGATACAGAAGATGGCAATCATATTGGTGACACCTCAGGTTCCGAAGTTATAAATATTGAAAAGAATTCAAAACCTTCTGAAGGTGATCTTACCACTGATG GCCCATCATCAGATGAGCAGAAAGGGGATGGTGGAGAAGAACAACCAGTAGAGGTGGTAAAAGATCTAGGAAAGAGCAAATGGTCAAATGATTTGGATGACGATGATGTTCGCAAGACTGAAACAACCAGGGGAAACTCCAGTGCCCTATCTAGTTTAATCAAGTCATACAGCAAGAAAGGTAAATCTGTGCGTTGGGCTGATCAG ATTGGCAAAATCGGATTCTCGATCAGCGCTGGAAAGACGATAAATGTATCTCTCGTCATTGGTCCTGGCTGTGGGTACAACTTG AAATCGAATCCCCTACCCGAAGATGAGAAACTCAACGAAAGATACACCGGAGAACCGAGGAGGCGGAATGTCTTCCAAGAACAGCTGCGCGCCGAGCGCGAGTCGTTCAGAGCTGTTTTCGACAAGAGGAAACATCGAATCCGTGGGCTTGCTGTCGATGAAGAATAA